A single genomic interval of Oncorhynchus mykiss isolate Arlee chromosome 13, USDA_OmykA_1.1, whole genome shotgun sequence harbors:
- the LOC110486309 gene encoding galanin receptor 2b yields the protein MSDLEDFSKTAGHWNTSDSYQLNPTSVIVPVVFSLIFLLGTIGNSLVLAVLLRSGQVGYNTTNLFILNLSVADFFFIIFCVPFQATIYSLEGWVFGSFMCKVVHFFINLTMYASSFTLAAVSVDRYLAIRYPLRSRELRTPCNAVVAMVVIWGLSLIFAGPYLSYYDLIDYANSNVCVPGWEEYNRKVLDTCTFVFGYVIPVLIVSLSYTRTIKYLWTAVDPLDGMSESKRAKRKVTKMIIIVTVLFCLCWLPYHVVILCYLYGDFPFNQTTYAFRILSHCMAYANSCLNPIVYALVSKHFRKGFKKVFSCILSKNGRNKVHVVHVANTVPGFQAGSTEVSQMNEDNVRQNDCEMSSRPIAEPREATISHFQKQP from the exons ATGTCAGATCTGGAAGACTTCAGCAAAACAGCAGGGCACTGGAACACATCGGACAGCTACCAGCTGAATCCCACCAGTGTGATCGTGCCCGTTGTGTTCTCGCTCATATTCCTGCTGGGGACCATTGGGAACAGTCTGGTTCTGGCCGTCCTCCTCCGCAGCGGCCAGGTGGGATACAACACCACCAACCTGTTCATTCTCAACCTCAGCGTGGCCGACTTCTTCTTCATCATCTTCTGCGTGCCTTTCCAAGCCACCATCTACTCCCTGGAGGGCTGGGTGTTCGGCTCCTTCATGTGCAAGGTGGTCCACTTCTTCATCAACCTCACCATGTACGCCAGCAGCTTCACGCTGGCCGCCGTCTCGGTTGACAG GTATCTGGCCATTCGCTACCCTCTTCGCTCTAGAGAGTTGAGAACGCCCTGTAATGCCGTGGTTGCCATGGTAGTCATCTGGGGACTATCATTGATCTTCGCAGGACCGTATTTGAGCTACTACGACCTCATAGATTACGCCAACAGTAACGTTTGTGTTCCAGGTTGGGAGGAGTACAACCGCAAGGTGCTGGACACGTGCACCTTTGTGTTTGGTTATGTGATCCCTGTGCTCATCGTGAGCCTGTCCTACACCAGAACCATCAAGTACCTGTGGACTGCTGTGGACCCTCTGGACGGGATGTCGGAGTCCAAGAGGGCTAAGCGCAAAGTCACCAAAATGATCATCATCGTCACAGTGCTCTTCTGCTTATGCTGGCTGCCCTATCATGTGGTGATCCTATGCTATCTGTACGGAGACTTCCCCTTCAACCAGACCACATACGCATTCAGGATCCTCTCTCACTGCATGGCCTACGCCAACTCCTGCCTCAACCCCATTGTGTACGCCTTGGTGTCCAAGCACTTTCGCAAAGGTTTCAAGAAGGTGTTCAGCTGCATTCTCAGTAAGAACGGCAGGAACAAAGTGCATGTGGTACATGTGGCCAACACAGTGCCTGGGTTCCAGGCGGGGTCCACAGAAGTGTCACAAATGAATGAGGACAATGTACGACAAAATGACTGTGAGATGAGCAGCCGGCCCATCGCCGAGCCGAGGGAAGCAACTATAAGCCATTTCCAGAAACAGCCTTGA